In Fimbriimonadales bacterium, the following are encoded in one genomic region:
- the lipA gene encoding lipoyl synthase, producing MVQRLPEWLKIRIPRPDVIKEVEQMMRKARLHTVCESARCPNLPECWSQKIATFMILGDTCTRACGFCAIKVGRPLSIDPEEPDNVAKVAEELGLKHIVVTSVARDDLPDEGSAQFAKTVSALHERLPYAIVEVLTPDFKGKRECIQTVCDSKPEIYNHNVETVKRLHVIVRPQAKYERSLRVLETVKEIAPKIYTKSGIMLGLGETREEVIETLRDLRNVGVDAVTIGQYLRPTMRHLPVNTFVHPSVFEEYKKIGEDMGFLFVASGPFIRSSYNAIEFSKKVMAERFASLEA from the coding sequence ATGGTTCAACGACTTCCGGAGTGGCTAAAAATTCGCATCCCTCGGCCAGATGTGATTAAAGAGGTCGAGCAAATGATGCGCAAGGCGCGTTTGCATACCGTTTGCGAGAGCGCGCGATGCCCGAACCTTCCGGAGTGTTGGTCGCAAAAAATAGCGACCTTCATGATTTTGGGTGACACATGTACTCGCGCATGCGGCTTTTGCGCGATTAAAGTAGGCAGACCACTTTCCATAGATCCAGAAGAACCGGACAACGTCGCAAAGGTTGCAGAAGAATTGGGATTGAAACACATTGTCGTTACGAGTGTCGCACGTGATGATCTTCCCGACGAAGGAAGTGCTCAATTCGCGAAAACCGTTAGCGCATTGCATGAACGTTTGCCCTATGCCATCGTAGAAGTTTTGACACCCGATTTCAAAGGAAAAAGAGAATGCATCCAAACGGTTTGCGATTCCAAACCGGAAATCTACAATCACAATGTCGAAACCGTCAAGCGATTACACGTAATTGTTCGTCCGCAAGCGAAATACGAACGTTCTTTGCGAGTGCTCGAAACAGTGAAAGAAATCGCACCGAAGATCTATACCAAATCCGGCATCATGTTGGGTTTAGGAGAAACCCGAGAAGAAGTCATAGAAACACTTCGCGATCTTAGAAACGTAGGAGTAGATGCTGTAACGATAGGACAATATCTGAGACCGACGATGCGCCATCTCCCCGTGAACACGTTCGTTCATCCGAGCGTATTCGAAGAATATAAGAAAATCGGCGAAGACATGGGCTTTTTATTCGTAGCCAGCGGACCCTTCATACGTAGTTCTTACAACGCAATCGAATTCAGCAAAAAGGTAATGGCAGAACGCTTTGCATCCTTGGAGGCATAA
- a CDS encoding sigma-70 family RNA polymerase sigma factor: protein MSTGNDFEKLVLVFERRLYALAMRLTGNPEESAEMVQETFVRAYKGWKKFRKESQTYTWLYRIMINLNKDRLARIARQKEREVPIEAIKEIEKKSESFTTTEIEPLKSVESEELQSQIQQAIDALPTGYKECLVLREVEGLTYQEIAEVMEITEEAVRSRLARARQQVRQRLAPYLKI, encoded by the coding sequence ATGAGCACTGGGAATGATTTCGAAAAACTGGTGCTCGTCTTCGAAAGGCGTCTATACGCGCTTGCGATGAGACTGACCGGTAACCCTGAGGAATCTGCGGAAATGGTACAAGAAACATTCGTCAGAGCATACAAAGGTTGGAAAAAATTCAGGAAAGAATCACAAACCTATACTTGGCTGTATCGTATCATGATAAATCTCAATAAAGACAGGTTAGCAAGAATCGCACGACAAAAAGAACGGGAGGTTCCTATCGAAGCCATAAAGGAAATCGAAAAGAAAAGTGAATCGTTTACAACAACTGAAATCGAACCTTTGAAAAGTGTCGAATCGGAGGAATTACAAAGCCAGATTCAACAGGCAATAGACGCTTTGCCGACGGGGTATAAGGAATGCCTTGTTCTGAGAGAAGTGGAAGGGTTAACATATCAGGAAATCGCTGAAGTGATGGAAATTACGGAAGAGGCCGTGCGCAGTCGTTTGGCACGCGCTCGTCAACAAGTGCGACAGCGTTTGGCTCCGTATTTGAAGATTTGA
- a CDS encoding POTRA domain-containing protein, producing MLIKKIVWTLCVVFLISPSFAQEEVVGDIVIRGLTNISETVVRNVIRTKEGQVFQQSQLARDRQALESLGVFQDVKVYGVFLNETRTWRVIVEVVEWPLVREVRISGNTLIPEEKIRSVLKIKTGEIFKPIYLEEDAYAITKLYRDSGYIGRVVKYEPDESNPSVFVIEIVETRVREIEFQGLTRTKPSVIRKLMDTKEGDFFDQNKYDEDVLRIWETRWFDDLQPDTREPSLGQIDLIFNFKEARTGLFNVGASVDPKNRVIGFVSYSDSNFKGTGKAVSVNLSQSTQGLGTGVTLNYADKFIDNKRSSLDISLYSRPTFVFGASLLGGGDTELEENQFSQRKTGGSVTFSRPLQRRLRGFIGIKAENTETINFESEPGEEFLNQEGTVAALSMGFIRNRRDNPTDPALGDWAKILIEPSFSNITSVGGSTTGDPIIGENFFTRVSLDYRMYFSKGAKRTSRQLTEPRKVLAVRFYGGIVFGDTPFFEQFFAGGAYGVRGYPEDRFWGKKMLMTQIEYRYPVQQTISIIPFVDYGGAWDGYPGVNDFTQSKDIDLHLGYGVGVAVKTPLGPIRLDLGFDTKGKGRVYFQFGSVF from the coding sequence ATGCTGATAAAGAAAATTGTGTGGACGCTTTGTGTGGTGTTCTTAATATCACCGTCGTTCGCACAAGAAGAAGTCGTTGGTGATATCGTTATCCGAGGACTAACGAACATTAGCGAAACCGTCGTTCGCAATGTCATTCGTACGAAAGAGGGGCAAGTTTTTCAACAGAGTCAACTTGCACGCGACCGCCAAGCGCTGGAATCCTTGGGTGTTTTTCAAGACGTGAAGGTTTACGGAGTCTTTCTCAATGAAACACGAACGTGGCGTGTAATCGTAGAGGTCGTGGAATGGCCCCTTGTTCGCGAGGTGCGAATTTCTGGAAACACCCTCATTCCCGAAGAAAAAATCCGAAGCGTTTTAAAGATAAAAACCGGAGAAATCTTCAAACCGATTTACTTAGAAGAAGACGCATACGCAATTACGAAACTTTATCGAGATTCAGGATACATAGGACGCGTCGTCAAATACGAACCGGATGAGAGCAATCCTTCTGTTTTCGTTATCGAAATCGTAGAGACACGAGTGCGAGAAATCGAGTTTCAAGGTTTGACGAGAACGAAGCCATCCGTCATTCGTAAACTCATGGACACGAAAGAAGGAGACTTTTTCGACCAAAACAAATACGATGAAGACGTTTTGCGGATTTGGGAGACCCGTTGGTTCGACGATTTACAACCCGATACCCGAGAACCCAGTTTAGGACAAATTGATTTGATTTTCAATTTCAAAGAAGCGCGCACAGGTCTTTTCAACGTGGGTGCATCGGTGGACCCGAAAAATCGCGTCATAGGTTTTGTCAGTTATTCCGATTCGAATTTTAAAGGCACCGGAAAAGCGGTGAGCGTAAATCTTTCCCAATCTACACAAGGTCTGGGAACCGGAGTAACTCTAAATTACGCAGACAAATTCATCGATAACAAGCGTTCTTCTCTCGATATTAGCCTTTATTCTCGACCGACATTCGTATTCGGTGCTTCGCTTCTCGGGGGGGGAGATACGGAGTTGGAAGAGAATCAATTCTCGCAAAGAAAGACAGGCGGAAGCGTAACATTTTCGAGACCCCTACAGCGCAGGTTGCGCGGATTCATCGGGATAAAAGCAGAAAATACCGAAACGATTAATTTCGAATCGGAACCTGGAGAGGAATTCCTCAATCAAGAAGGCACGGTCGCAGCGCTTTCCATGGGATTCATAAGGAATCGCCGTGACAATCCCACTGACCCCGCATTAGGAGACTGGGCGAAAATTCTTATCGAGCCGAGTTTTTCGAACATCACCAGCGTAGGCGGCTCTACGACGGGTGACCCCATCATCGGAGAAAATTTCTTCACGCGAGTAAGCCTTGATTACCGAATGTATTTCAGCAAAGGCGCGAAAAGGACTTCTCGACAACTGACAGAACCACGAAAAGTATTGGCGGTTCGCTTTTATGGTGGAATCGTCTTCGGAGATACTCCGTTTTTCGAGCAGTTCTTCGCGGGGGGGGCATATGGCGTAAGAGGCTACCCCGAAGATAGGTTTTGGGGAAAGAAGATGCTGATGACCCAAATCGAGTACCGTTATCCTGTGCAGCAAACCATTAGTATAATTCCTTTCGTAGATTACGGGGGGGCATGGGACGGTTATCCAGGCGTCAACGACTTCACGCAATCCAAAGATATCGATTTACATCTCGGCTATGGCGTCGGAGTAGCAGTTAAAACCCCTCTCGGACCGATTCGCTTAGACCTCGGATTCGATACGAAAGGAAAAGGGCGAGTATATTTCCAATTTGGTTCGGTATTCTAA
- a CDS encoding OmpH family outer membrane protein: MKKAYYILGTAIVLGIFFLSSALNQAQPKFGVVDLSRIANDSKYGKKKQEELKAQNRKYEDVLNFIRQYPFLSKTEVTKLRDLMLADKLTPEQQTELDALKASGQRLREEFDKLVTLQNPSEAEQKRLQQLVIAREENARLGSQWENTFRMNWNEMFENVRNDVYAKIRQAVNKLGKRDGYTIIFESNTAPYAANDVTDATLKIMDQDNP, encoded by the coding sequence ATGAAAAAAGCTTATTACATTCTCGGTACAGCAATCGTTTTAGGGATATTTTTTCTCTCGAGTGCGCTCAACCAAGCACAACCTAAATTCGGAGTAGTAGACCTGTCTCGCATCGCAAACGATTCCAAATACGGGAAAAAGAAACAAGAAGAACTCAAAGCACAAAACAGGAAATACGAGGACGTACTTAATTTCATAAGGCAATACCCGTTCCTGTCAAAAACAGAAGTGACGAAATTGCGCGATCTGATGCTTGCAGATAAACTCACTCCTGAGCAACAAACAGAATTAGATGCCCTCAAGGCTTCTGGTCAGCGATTGCGAGAGGAATTCGACAAACTCGTAACTCTCCAAAACCCTAGCGAAGCAGAGCAAAAGCGACTGCAACAATTAGTGATTGCCAGAGAAGAAAATGCACGGCTTGGTAGCCAGTGGGAAAATACTTTTCGGATGAATTGGAATGAAATGTTCGAAAATGTTCGTAACGACGTTTATGCTAAAATACGTCAAGCGGTCAATAAACTCGGCAAGAGAGACGGTTATACGATTATTTTCGAAAGCAACACTGCCCCTTATGCGGCGAACGATGTTACAGATGCAACTCTCAAGATTATGGACCAAGACAATCCATAG
- the lpxD gene encoding UDP-3-O-(3-hydroxymyristoyl)glucosamine N-acyltransferase: protein MAEPKQGWTLEELAEILGGELSGPSNVIIRRPVPAGHNDAEGITFAENAKYLELVEKSDVAAVILPEKGLESKKPSIRCRAPREAFGRILALVAKELPLAEGVHPTCVISPEAQIDEGAAIGAYCVVESGTKIAPGAKIYPFCYIGENCQIEAGAKLYPHVVLYKNVRIGERTIVHSGAVLGADGFGFFWDGEKRRKIPQVGSVVIGDDCEIGALTAIDRATAGETLIQRGTKIDNLVQIAHNVEIGEHSIIAGQTGISGSAKIGARVTMGGKVGVRDHVNICDDVNLGGRTDVVSDITEPGDYWGSPAKNAQKQIRLFMLIEKLPELMQQLRRLEQEIKELQKKIK, encoded by the coding sequence GTGGCTGAACCAAAACAAGGTTGGACATTAGAAGAACTCGCCGAAATCTTAGGCGGAGAACTTTCGGGACCCTCAAACGTAATCATTCGCCGTCCTGTACCTGCTGGGCATAACGATGCCGAAGGTATCACTTTTGCAGAAAACGCGAAATATTTAGAACTGGTCGAAAAGTCCGATGTTGCAGCCGTGATTCTTCCTGAAAAAGGCTTGGAATCGAAAAAGCCCTCCATCCGATGTCGCGCTCCACGAGAAGCATTCGGGCGTATTCTCGCTTTGGTTGCGAAAGAACTACCGCTTGCAGAAGGTGTTCATCCGACTTGTGTCATCTCACCAGAAGCGCAAATAGACGAAGGGGCAGCCATCGGCGCGTATTGCGTTGTCGAATCAGGCACGAAAATTGCGCCCGGAGCCAAGATCTATCCTTTCTGCTACATAGGAGAGAATTGCCAAATAGAGGCAGGAGCGAAACTCTATCCTCATGTAGTGCTCTATAAAAACGTTCGAATCGGAGAACGCACGATAGTGCATTCTGGGGCGGTGCTCGGTGCGGATGGATTCGGTTTTTTTTGGGATGGCGAAAAGCGAAGAAAAATCCCGCAGGTTGGCTCGGTTGTCATCGGTGATGATTGCGAGATTGGAGCCCTCACAGCGATCGACCGCGCCACCGCAGGCGAAACTCTCATTCAGCGTGGAACGAAAATCGACAATCTCGTTCAAATTGCGCACAACGTAGAAATCGGAGAGCACTCTATCATCGCCGGACAAACCGGAATCAGTGGTTCTGCAAAAATCGGAGCACGAGTAACTATGGGTGGAAAAGTAGGAGTTCGCGACCACGTCAATATCTGTGATGATGTAAACTTAGGAGGAAGAACGGACGTCGTTAGCGACATTACGGAACCAGGAGATTATTGGGGAAGCCCGGCGAAAAATGCTCAAAAGCAAATTCGCCTTTTCATGCTTATCGAAAAACTCCCCGAACTAATGCAGCAACTCCGTAGATTAGAACAAGAAATCAAAGAACTTCAAAAGAAAATAAAATGA
- a CDS encoding UDP-3-O-acyl-N-acetylglucosamine deacetylase produces MTYHFACKTLRKEVFFEGEGIHTGSFSKIVVSPGNNGIGFWVEGKRYPASPNEVTDTMRCITLGPLRTVEHLLSALAITEITDAEIEVEGEELPILDGGSLEYTQKLLGSGIENTGKKKSFSLFSRVHVRNGEESIDISLGEGKWRYEYDAGERFPGKLIFTIELDLKNYIEEIAPAKTFINEEEIEKLQANAMGSGGSAKNTLVLGKDKYITSHRFQDEPARHKMLDLIGDLYLTGIPPRFLNVSASKSGHRLNIIAAKRLQELCTWELM; encoded by the coding sequence ATGACTTATCATTTTGCTTGCAAAACGTTGCGTAAAGAAGTCTTTTTCGAAGGAGAAGGCATTCACACGGGTTCGTTCTCTAAAATCGTAGTTTCACCAGGAAATAACGGAATCGGATTTTGGGTAGAAGGGAAACGCTATCCCGCGTCTCCTAACGAAGTTACGGACACGATGCGATGCATCACTCTCGGTCCTCTCCGAACGGTGGAACACCTGCTGAGCGCATTGGCAATCACAGAAATCACAGATGCAGAAATCGAAGTCGAGGGGGAAGAACTTCCGATTTTGGATGGCGGCTCTCTGGAATATACGCAAAAGTTGCTAGGATCTGGAATAGAAAACACAGGTAAGAAAAAATCGTTTTCTCTATTTAGCCGGGTTCATGTTAGAAACGGAGAAGAGAGCATCGATATTTCACTCGGAGAAGGCAAATGGCGATACGAATATGATGCAGGGGAACGCTTTCCCGGAAAATTGATTTTTACGATAGAACTCGATTTAAAGAACTATATCGAAGAAATCGCCCCGGCAAAAACATTCATCAACGAAGAAGAAATCGAAAAATTGCAAGCGAATGCAATGGGTTCGGGAGGAAGCGCGAAAAATACTTTAGTATTAGGTAAAGACAAATACATCACTTCGCATAGATTCCAAGACGAGCCTGCACGCCATAAGATGCTCGACTTGATCGGAGACCTCTATCTCACAGGAATTCCCCCCCGATTTCTCAACGTTTCTGCATCGAAAAGTGGACATCGACTGAACATCATTGCGGCGAAACGGCTGCAAGAACTATGCACATGGGAGCTGATGTAA
- the fabZ gene encoding 3-hydroxyacyl-ACP dehydratase FabZ, with protein MDIKDILKILPHRYPMLLVDRIEELELRKRVRGYKNVSANEAFFEGHYPGTPIMPGVLILESMAQVGCVIMLSDPTFEGYLPVVVGMDNVKFKKPVHPGDRLTTEAEVLWFRRNLGAIKTVATVDGEIVAEAEISFKILKNGENL; from the coding sequence ATGGATATCAAAGACATCTTGAAAATTCTTCCTCATCGTTATCCGATGCTTTTAGTAGACCGCATCGAAGAATTGGAACTCAGGAAAAGAGTTCGTGGATACAAAAATGTCAGCGCAAATGAAGCGTTTTTCGAAGGGCATTACCCTGGGACGCCGATTATGCCCGGAGTATTGATTTTGGAATCTATGGCTCAAGTGGGATGCGTGATCATGCTCTCGGACCCTACCTTCGAAGGCTATTTACCCGTAGTCGTAGGTATGGACAACGTGAAATTCAAAAAACCTGTGCATCCGGGCGACCGTCTGACAACAGAAGCAGAAGTTTTATGGTTTCGAAGAAACCTCGGAGCAATTAAAACAGTAGCCACAGTAGATGGAGAAATAGTGGCAGAAGCAGAAATTAGTTTTAAAATTCTCAAAAACGGGGAAAACCTTTGA
- the lpxA gene encoding acyl-ACP--UDP-N-acetylglucosamine O-acyltransferase has product MTEIHPTAIVDPKAELGEGVRIGPFAVVEKNCVIGNQCVIEAHAVIKSFVFMGERNFIGHGAVIGGEPQDRKYKGEETYLRIGNGNIFREFVTIHRASGEGNATIVGDNNFLMAFCHFGHNVRAHNDITIANGVGVSGYVTIEDGVNIGGMTGIHQFVRIGKYAMVGGMSKVVRDVPPFMLTEGTPLRVYDINTIGLRRLGISPEARLALHKACKLLFRSAMGMSRAIETVRQEVPMTPEVEYLLNFLENIGQGRYGRQEQK; this is encoded by the coding sequence TTGACGGAAATTCATCCAACAGCTATCGTAGACCCTAAGGCGGAACTCGGAGAAGGCGTAAGAATAGGGCCCTTCGCCGTCGTCGAAAAAAATTGTGTAATCGGGAATCAGTGCGTTATCGAAGCCCATGCCGTCATCAAATCTTTCGTCTTTATGGGCGAAAGGAATTTTATCGGACATGGCGCTGTGATCGGAGGCGAACCGCAAGACAGAAAATACAAAGGAGAAGAAACCTACCTGCGCATCGGGAACGGAAATATTTTTCGCGAATTCGTAACGATACATCGCGCAAGCGGTGAAGGAAATGCGACTATCGTCGGAGACAACAACTTTTTGATGGCGTTTTGCCATTTCGGACACAACGTAAGAGCACACAATGATATAACGATTGCGAACGGTGTTGGCGTCAGTGGATATGTTACTATCGAAGACGGAGTAAATATCGGAGGAATGACGGGAATTCACCAGTTCGTCCGGATTGGAAAGTACGCAATGGTGGGGGGGATGTCGAAAGTCGTGCGCGACGTTCCGCCTTTCATGCTCACTGAAGGAACACCGTTAAGAGTATATGACATCAATACCATCGGTTTGAGGAGATTAGGAATTTCTCCCGAAGCACGATTAGCCCTGCACAAAGCCTGCAAATTGCTCTTCCGTTCCGCGATGGGGATGAGCCGTGCAATCGAAACCGTTAGACAGGAAGTTCCAATGACTCCTGAGGTGGAATATCTTTTGAACTTCTTAGAGAACATCGGACAAGGTCGTTACGGTCGCCAAGAGCAAAAGTGA
- a CDS encoding ABC transporter ATP-binding protein, producing the protein MLLRRLDFRFIKQVKKHWKALLTGLSCTAAVGGLELLSIAFIYWTTDAIAKGNITLLGWLCIGVVGLYIVKYGFTYGQTYFLSLAAQNVTADLRRQLFSKLHDLPMSFFNRQRVGAIQSILTNDVAVLQNGVSAIRDVVSSPIQVIGGIAALFLLSWKLALVALLGLPPIAIAIRLTAKRVRRAQDDVQQKLADMTAVTQESLSSVRVVKAFAAEEREKERFGKEVFGALNSSMRLVRRIATLKPLIELIGAVALAATMWYGGYLVASGEMVLPALFAFGFTLDKIVRGATAVGNIFNTYSSVAAATDRLYREVIDVETDIREIESAIVIPNPKGRIEFHDVSFTYPDGTEALKNISFCIEPGTSTALVGRSGAGKSTIADLILRFYDPSSGSVSFDGIDLRKLKITWLRQQIGVVPQQTLLFAGTIRENIAYGNPNTTEEEIRQAACAAHAHDFIEKMPEGYDTRLGERGVRLSGGEMQRIAIARALLMNPKLLILDEATSSLDPISEQLVQEAIDEIMHERTTLLIAHRLNTAARADQIIVLSRGRIVEIGSHQQLLAANGTYAGMFRAFSTGVFDGSLD; encoded by the coding sequence ATGCTGTTGCGTCGGCTCGACTTCCGCTTCATCAAGCAGGTTAAAAAGCACTGGAAAGCTCTTCTTACAGGCTTATCTTGCACCGCAGCAGTCGGAGGATTAGAACTGCTTTCGATCGCTTTTATTTATTGGACGACGGACGCAATTGCGAAAGGGAATATCACTTTATTAGGGTGGCTCTGTATCGGCGTAGTCGGTTTATATATCGTGAAATACGGATTTACTTACGGGCAAACTTATTTTTTGAGTTTGGCTGCGCAAAACGTTACGGCAGATTTGCGACGTCAACTTTTTTCCAAATTGCATGATTTGCCGATGTCTTTTTTTAATCGCCAACGAGTCGGTGCGATTCAAAGCATTCTCACGAACGACGTCGCAGTATTGCAAAACGGAGTAAGTGCTATTCGCGATGTCGTGAGTTCACCGATACAAGTCATCGGAGGAATTGCGGCTTTATTTCTTCTGAGTTGGAAACTGGCACTCGTAGCTCTCTTAGGACTCCCCCCCATAGCAATCGCTATTCGATTAACCGCGAAGCGAGTGCGCCGCGCACAAGACGATGTACAGCAGAAACTTGCAGACATGACAGCGGTAACTCAAGAGTCTCTTTCCTCTGTGCGTGTCGTAAAGGCATTCGCAGCAGAGGAGAGAGAAAAAGAGCGATTCGGAAAAGAAGTTTTCGGGGCATTGAATTCCAGTATGCGCCTCGTGCGAAGAATTGCTACGCTAAAGCCATTAATCGAACTCATCGGGGCAGTCGCCCTCGCCGCAACGATGTGGTACGGCGGATACTTAGTCGCTTCGGGTGAAATGGTTTTGCCGGCGCTATTCGCTTTCGGCTTCACGTTGGATAAAATCGTGAGGGGGGCGACCGCAGTCGGGAACATTTTCAATACTTATAGTTCCGTAGCAGCCGCAACGGACCGTTTATATCGAGAGGTCATCGATGTCGAAACCGACATTCGCGAAATCGAAAGCGCGATCGTAATCCCCAACCCCAAAGGACGAATCGAATTCCACGATGTTTCCTTTACTTATCCCGATGGCACAGAGGCACTCAAAAACATCAGTTTTTGCATCGAACCAGGCACGAGTACCGCTCTCGTAGGACGCTCCGGAGCCGGGAAAAGCACGATCGCCGACTTGATTTTGCGATTTTATGACCCATCGAGCGGCTCCGTTTCTTTCGACGGAATCGATTTACGAAAACTCAAAATCACCTGGCTAAGACAACAAATCGGTGTAGTTCCGCAACAGACTCTGCTTTTTGCGGGCACGATACGTGAAAATATCGCTTATGGCAATCCGAATACTACCGAAGAAGAAATTCGACAAGCAGCATGCGCGGCACATGCTCATGATTTTATCGAGAAAATGCCAGAGGGCTACGACACACGACTCGGCGAACGAGGGGTTCGACTTTCGGGGGGGGAAATGCAGCGCATCGCCATTGCGCGAGCTCTTCTCATGAATCCGAAACTTCTTATTCTCGATGAGGCAACTTCCTCTCTCGATCCCATCAGCGAGCAACTCGTGCAAGAGGCGATTGACGAAATCATGCACGAACGCACCACGCTGCTGATTGCACATCGTCTCAATACTGCGGCGCGCGCGGACCAAATTATCGTGTTGAGTCGCGGGCGCATCGTCGAAATCGGCTCTCACCAACAACTCCTCGCCGCAAACGGCACATACGCTGGAATGTTCAGAGCCTTTAGCACGGGAGTTTTCGATGGAAGTCTCGATTGA
- a CDS encoding ATP-binding cassette domain-containing protein, whose protein sequence is MLLEAKSVSAKYDDTLVLIDFDFEARDGEIVALLGPNGSGKTTLLRCLSRVLQPSAGKIFIDGNDLFSLSAQEASRLIAVVPQQENPVFDFTVYEVVKMGRYPWNDSNEAPDAERLPPVEEALEETGLTELAHRPISTLSGGERQRVLIARALAQTPKILLLDEPTAHLDFGHQILFLDIMRKYSHKGKIVVAALHDLNFASALANRAVLIFNGRKVCEGKTEEVLASEELERVYGASFTRTRDPLTGKLNIAPELIPERAQTAHPLRIHLIGGGGSAAALLTELWQLGHKISLGITHESDSDFVAAKRFECPCVTAPPFSPFDENLRAEALALANDADIVILCASPYGKGNIENLRLAEDLLEKGKTLWVLKREEKPWDFTGGEATKIIERLLQRGAKSIESTDVAKNLETFRPG, encoded by the coding sequence ATGCTTCTCGAAGCGAAAAGCGTTTCTGCGAAATACGACGATACCCTCGTTCTAATAGATTTCGATTTCGAAGCGCGAGATGGTGAAATCGTTGCGCTTTTAGGACCGAACGGCTCCGGCAAAACGACATTATTGCGTTGCCTATCTCGCGTGCTTCAGCCGAGTGCGGGAAAAATTTTTATTGACGGCAACGATTTGTTTTCTCTCTCAGCACAAGAAGCATCCCGCCTCATTGCAGTTGTCCCTCAACAAGAGAACCCGGTCTTCGATTTCACGGTGTACGAAGTCGTCAAAATGGGTCGTTATCCGTGGAACGATTCGAATGAAGCACCTGATGCAGAAAGACTCCCCCCCGTAGAGGAAGCCCTCGAAGAAACAGGACTCACCGAGTTAGCACATCGTCCCATCAGTACGCTCAGCGGAGGGGAGAGGCAGCGAGTTTTGATTGCCCGTGCTCTCGCTCAAACGCCGAAAATCCTTTTATTAGATGAACCTACGGCGCATTTAGACTTCGGACACCAAATTTTATTTCTCGACATCATGCGAAAATATTCTCATAAAGGAAAAATTGTCGTAGCCGCGTTACATGACTTGAACTTCGCTTCTGCTCTCGCAAATCGCGCTGTTTTGATTTTCAACGGAAGAAAAGTTTGTGAAGGAAAAACCGAAGAAGTCCTTGCCAGTGAAGAACTCGAGCGGGTTTATGGAGCAAGCTTCACGAGAACGAGAGATCCTCTGACGGGGAAACTGAACATCGCACCGGAGTTGATTCCAGAACGTGCACAAACCGCACACCCCCTTCGCATTCATCTTATAGGTGGTGGGGGGAGTGCTGCAGCATTGCTCACAGAACTCTGGCAATTAGGCCATAAAATTTCTTTAGGCATAACCCACGAGTCGGATTCGGATTTCGTCGCCGCGAAACGGTTCGAGTGCCCCTGTGTAACAGCCCCCCCTTTCAGTCCATTCGACGAAAACCTACGTGCAGAGGCTCTCGCCTTGGCAAATGATGCCGATATCGTTATCCTTTGTGCTTCTCCTTACGGCAAAGGAAACATCGAAAACCTTCGATTGGCGGAAGACCTTCTGGAAAAAGGGAAAACCCTCTGGGTTTTGAAGCGCGAAGAAAAACCTTGGGATTTTACAGGGGGGGAAGCAACGAAAATAATCGAAAGGCTGTTGCAGCGTGGAGCGAAGAGCATAGAAAGCACAGACGTAGCGAAAAATCTCGAAACTTTCCGGCCTGGATAA